One stretch of Roseovarius mucosus DNA includes these proteins:
- a CDS encoding glycine betaine ABC transporter substrate-binding protein yields the protein MKNLVTTLATSAALFIGQGAQADNFVVGTKNFTEQFILGEIYAAALESIDIPVERKINLGGTLIAHAALTGGDIDMYPEYTGTALSAVVKGEMSSDAQVVYDTVKSYYDTELDLKWLEPAHINNGYAMLVRRETAEKYNLKTLSDLGVAAPELSIGGGPEFPDRADGLVGLRNVYGAEFREFRMFAKLGLRYDALAAGQIDVNNGFATDWQIAAEDYVVMEDDKGLFPPYFVAPVVRKDALEEFPRAEEMLNRVSDQLDNDIMRTLNKRVEVGREEARDVAQDFLKSVGIID from the coding sequence ATGAAAAATCTTGTGACAACTCTGGCAACATCCGCGGCGCTGTTCATTGGGCAAGGGGCGCAAGCAGATAATTTTGTCGTTGGCACCAAGAACTTCACCGAACAATTCATTCTTGGTGAAATCTATGCTGCTGCGCTGGAAAGCATTGATATTCCGGTTGAGCGCAAGATCAATCTTGGGGGTACGCTGATTGCCCATGCGGCGCTCACGGGTGGGGATATCGACATGTATCCCGAGTACACCGGCACGGCCCTGTCTGCGGTTGTCAAAGGCGAGATGTCTTCTGACGCACAGGTCGTGTATGATACGGTGAAAAGCTACTATGATACAGAATTGGATCTAAAGTGGCTGGAGCCTGCCCATATCAACAACGGCTATGCCATGTTGGTGCGCCGGGAAACCGCTGAGAAATACAACCTCAAAACACTGTCCGACCTAGGCGTTGCAGCGCCAGAGCTGTCCATTGGCGGAGGGCCGGAATTTCCTGACCGTGCTGACGGGCTGGTCGGTCTGCGCAATGTCTACGGGGCCGAGTTTCGTGAATTCCGCATGTTTGCAAAACTTGGGCTGCGGTACGATGCCTTGGCTGCGGGTCAGATTGACGTGAACAACGGGTTTGCGACTGATTGGCAGATTGCAGCTGAAGACTATGTCGTAATGGAAGACGACAAAGGGCTTTTCCCCCCGTATTTCGTGGCACCCGTCGTTCGCAAAGACGCGCTTGAAGAGTTTCCGAGGGCCGAGGAGATGCTGAATCGCGTCTCTGATCAGCTGGACAATGACATCATGCGGACCCTGAACAAGCGGGTAGAGGTCGGGCGTGAAGAAGCGCGCGATGTGGCACAGGATTTCCTGAAATCCGTTGGCATTATTGACTAA